In the Chroococcidiopsis sp. SAG 2025 genome, one interval contains:
- the nfi gene encoding deoxyribonuclease V (cleaves DNA at apurinic or apyrimidinic sites) → MKINQRHTWALTTAEAIAIQEKLRGEIITTDKIQTPVQYVAGVDMGFEANGTISRAAVAVLSFPSLQLQETAIARRPTSFPYIPGFLSFREVPAVLDALEKINITPDIILCDGQGIAHPRRFGIACHLGLIVDIPTIGVAKSLLIGKYQEVPEARGSWQLLTDKGETIGAVLRTRTGTKPLYISSGHRVSLATAIDYVLQCTPKYRLPETTRIADKLASSK, encoded by the coding sequence ATGAAAATTAACCAACGCCATACTTGGGCTTTAACTACAGCAGAAGCGATCGCGATTCAAGAAAAATTACGAGGTGAAATTATTACTACAGATAAAATTCAGACACCAGTACAGTATGTTGCAGGCGTAGATATGGGTTTTGAGGCAAATGGTACGATAAGTCGAGCTGCGGTTGCCGTGCTGAGCTTTCCGAGTTTGCAACTCCAAGAAACAGCGATCGCGCGTCGTCCGACAAGTTTTCCTTATATCCCAGGATTCTTATCATTTCGGGAAGTTCCTGCCGTTCTTGATGCCTTGGAAAAAATTAACATTACGCCGGATATAATTTTGTGTGACGGTCAGGGAATTGCTCATCCGCGCCGATTCGGGATCGCTTGTCATTTAGGGCTAATTGTGGATATACCAACTATAGGCGTAGCCAAGTCTTTACTGATTGGCAAATATCAAGAAGTCCCAGAAGCACGAGGTAGTTGGCAACTATTAACCGATAAAGGAGAAACTATTGGTGCAGTGCTTAGAACCAGAACTGGGACAAAACCACTATATATTTCTAGCGGGCATCGAGTCAGCTTAGCCACCGCGATCGATTATGTTTTGCAATGTACGCCAAAATATCGTCTGCCAGAAACTACCCGCATTGCCGACAAATTAGCCTCGTCAAAGTGA